In Zingiber officinale cultivar Zhangliang chromosome 1A, Zo_v1.1, whole genome shotgun sequence, the DNA window accgatcacacgaaggcttgggagactctaatagactttaaccaagtttatttcgtcaaccatgcccaagcaccctGAACTCTATTAAATatagctcgagaggaaaacaccccactaccagtcgactggtgtatgtaccagtcgactggtgtatgcaccagttgactagtcctttaagtgaagacgaccgttacccaacggtcggctaccagttgactgctacagtaaccagtcgactactacagttcTGCTATAGTGTCACAACGGTACTGCTACAGTGTTGCTACAGTGTCACTACAGTGAATCCTAAACACATAAACTGTtgccctgagtacaatcactcagcactcgtcctcgctcgaccaacctagacctagccttctagcctcctccatcagcctcgtgtccctcggatatctccccatccttcacgtcttgccttctggagcttcctttgtccttgtccatattgtcagatcttcctttgccaagaggctcctcacctccgggacttcatccattgccaagtcacacttggacttacgttgccaaaactacatgcttggactttcctcctttgccaagatcacacttgggctttccttgttgtacctgtatcctgcacactcacaatgcatatcaaatacaataataaacctaacttaaacctttgcccaaacatcaaaacatagggTACTCAGATTGCTCCAATAGAAACAATTTAACATGTCACATGAAATATTTGCTAGTGATCCACAAAATATTCGCTTAGAGTTGGCTACTGACGGTTTTAATCCATTTAGAAACATGTTAAATACTTATAGCATATGGCCTGTTATACTTGTGAATTATAATTTGCCACCATGGAAAATGATGAAGTCATCATACTTGACTATGTCTCTTTTAATTCTTAGGCCTAAATCATCTGGGAAAGAGATAGATGTATATTTAGGacctttgatcaaggaactaaaGGAGCTATGGGATGATGGGGGTGGAAGCATATGATGCATCGACTGAACAAGTATTTAAATTACATGTTGTTATGATGTAGACCATTCATGACTTTCCAACATATGGTATAGTATCTGGGTGGAGCACAAAGGATTATAAAGCATGGCCAATATGTGCAGTTGAAACTAATCTCAAAGATTAAGGAATAAAATATGCTACTCATGCCACCTTTGATTCTTGAATGTGCAGCACCCATAGTGTAGAAATAAGAATTTCAACGAAAAGACTGAACAAGAGGGATCTCCACGAAGATTTAGTAGTTATGAGATTTTAGCACAGTTATATGCATTACACCAAGTGACATTCAGTAAGCATCTTACATTAAGTAAAAAGCGGCAATGATCTTTGGATGATATAAATTCAGTAAagaagtatatatttttttatttaatgtaTTAGCCAAATTTAAAGTTGAGACACAATTTAGATGTGATGtacattaaaaaatatctaaggcGCTTTAGTTGGCACATTATTTAATatagatgaaaagtcaaaagatacATTTAAACCAAAGTTAGACTTGCAAGATATGGGGATCAGAAGTGAATTGAATTTAAAGAAAGTTGTAGACAAATTTACAAAACTATACGCAAGTTACACGTTGACATTAGAAGAAGGGCATGAATGTTGTCAATTATTAAAGTCTGTGAAGTTTCCTGATGGATATGCTTCTAATATATCTagaaatatgaatgtaaataatGGAAAGTTATATAGACTAAAATCACATGATTATCATGTCTTATTGCAAAGATTACTTCCCGTGGTTATACGTAAATTTTTCCCAAAAGACATATGCGACACACTAATTCAGTTATGTGATTTTTTCCAAAAAGATAATTGCGAGATCATTACACATAGTGGACTTATGTAAAATGGAGGAGGAAATAACCTTCATATTGTGTAACATGGAACACATATTTCCTCCTGTATTTTTTGACATTATGATTCATTTGGCAGTTCATTTACCCTATGAAGTCATGTTAGTTGGACTTGTTTCATCATGATAGATGTATCCCTTTGAACGATATTTGGATAGACTAAAAAATATGTTCGTAATAAAATAAGACCTGAAGGATTTATTGTAGAGGGATATATTATAAATGAGGCATTGACATTCGATTCTTTATATATGAGTCAAATTGAGACAAGATTTAGTAGACAAAGTTGTTCAACCAGTCGCATTAAATTTAAGTATTTTCTCACAACAAGTAAGAATGTTTGGCAACTAATATAATCTGAAATTTCCTCTTATTTTGCATAAGAAAGCACATTGGTATATTCTAAACAATTGTAGAAAAGTTGACCATATCATAACTAAGTTTttacattaattaattttattgtttatgtttcaatataaaatagtaatttaattatttatttatgcaGCGAACATCTATAAATTCTATCATATAAAGTTGATGCAAATTAACTTTTGCAATATCATGAGAGAGATTTCCCACAGTGATTCTGGAATagaatgataaaattaaagaatttaTCAAATTCAGAGATCACACAAGAGTTGTATTATTTAGCAATGGACCCGATGTTGAAGTTCAATTGTATGATACTTGTATTGTAAATGGTATTCGATACCATACGAGGTCCTGTGATTTTCATAGAACTACTCAAAATAGTAGGGTTAGCATACCATCATGCGATGATGGTGGCAATTTAGATTTCTTTGGAGTCTTGAAAGATGTTGTTCAACTATTTTTCTCTTTTAGATATAAAGTACAATTATTCTGGTGTGAATGGTTCCAATgtaatccaaaaaaaaatattaatggtTGAAGAGTTTGGTCTCTCATATATTGACACTTCTAaaacattatatgttgatgactcaTTCATTTTAGCCAACCAAGCAAACCAAGTTTATTATATAAATGACATAAAGTGTGGAGGTCATTGGAAGATAGTGCAAAATGTTCAACATCAAAGAACATATGATGTAACTGAAGTTAATGAAATATCTGAAGATGGTGACAATATTGAGACTAACCAAGATATATCTTCTAATGAAGCAACTTCAATAGTTGGTGAAGACTTAGAGATTTCCCAACTTTGTAGATTAGATGTTGAGCATCAACATTTAAATATGTCAAATGATCAAGTGGAGTTGGCTAGGGATGTTCAAAATTTTCTTAATGGTGAGGATGAAGATACTGAAATTGATAGTGGCACATATGATCATTTATCTCTTTCAAATGATGATAgtgaataatttttatttacatgGTATTTATGTTTCCTTCATTTTTACTTCATGCACAAAATGCTTCATTACTTATAGATACGTATATTTGTTGATGCATAATTGTTGATCTATATTTGATGAATTTATAACAGTCATGCCGCCTAAGAGGATTAAGCATCTACCAGTTGTGGAGACACTTGATGATGGTAGTTCTCCTAGTGGTTAGTTGTTAATACTTTTGTtaattacaaatattttatttagtttgctattaatttaagtattttatttgttAATTGTTAACACTTTTGTAGGCACTGGCTAACCACTACGTAGGGAGGCATGTGTCACACATTTTGATCGGCTACAACGTTAGATCAATGAACAGGGTAAATTACCCGTTACATTTCGTCAGAGTGATGGACATCCGATTGACCCAAACGCTGCTTCTTTTATGATCGAATTAAGTCTGTTAGTAAAGAAGTTTGTGACTTTACAAGCCAAAAGTTGGAAGTTCATCCCTGCTGATAATAAAAGGATAATATACAATAGATTATCAGTAAGTACAACTAAAGTTTCATTTTTATAACTACGTACTCCTTTATTACTAATCACgtgcaaaataaatttattttttcaagttGTGTTTGATATCGATTTTCAGGAGGTTGAATCGTCAATCATAAAGGAGCATGACCGGTTAATGAGTTCAAGGTATAGAGACAATCAAACTAAAATGCATGCACATTATAAGAAATAATTGCACCTTCCTCTTGTTGAGCGTTGACAATATATGTCGATCGAGTTTTGTGAGGTGCAAGAAGATTGGGACTACATGTGTGCTCTGTTTAAATCAATGGCATTTCAAGTAACTTATTGTATATGAGAagcaatttatttatttgttctattACTAatatttatgtatatatataatattttatattatagaAACAATCTGCCACAAATATTGAAAATAGAGGGAAACTCTCATATAACCATCGTGGAGATTCAAAATTATTCATTTAGTATAATTACGATGGTGTAAATGCTAATTTTATAGTTATCATATATCGTTTGGTGAGGTTCGAATAATATATCTACATCAGTGGCTATTAATTTGTCTGGAATTTTATACGTGCAACAAATTGATTGTAATTTTAGCACATGAAAAATTATCGGCATGGTAGAGCTGGAAAGCATCTGCTGCTTCGGTTACTAAACTGATTAATCATGCAGCTAGCTAGCACACCATAGCCATAGCAACTGGTTGGGTGGGTAAGGAACATTGACCATCTACTCTTTGTTTTACATAGGGAGATGTGTGACTCGAGCCATCTTAATTTGAGGCTTCCGGCCAATTTCCTTGGAGTTGATTCAGATACTTTCAagattaatgctcttaattatgCTTTAGGAATGCAATTTAATAAACTTTATTTGAAATCCTAAAGCATATTGAAATCATTACCTATCTACCTTTCTCAATTAGCAATATATACCCTTTTGGTCTGGTGTGAAGAGGTCTAAATCATTGTACGTGATTAAGGAAACAGGGAATGGGACAGAGCCACAGAGGccttagagcatccacaataTTTTAACGTTATAACACCTATCATCTTATCAAAAAGTATGAGGCTCACTGTCACATACTCGTTATAACAACATTCTTCTTTCACCCACAATCATTTTAACGTTAATACTCATTATTCATAGGTCCACCATCCACTCACTCATTTTAACATTATAGCACCTGATTTACCTTCCTCCTACAATACCATGGGGCAGGCGTAGGGGGCCGCTAGGCGGCGGAACCCGCCTTTTGCAGCATTTTAACATTATagcatattaaataaatatgttttatatatgctttaaaatatttaaattattattattattttaaataataatcttACGTTTGTTCAAAAAATAAACGTTTaataatcttattttattattaattataataaaatattttaaattattattattatttttcaaaaataatattaatttttaaaatatatttattaaataaaatagttgtttgtgagaaaatgaaattacaatGTTAGGAAAATGAAATTATAAAGTTGGGAAAACGAAATTACAACTGAACACCTAAAATTATAAAGTTAGGAAAACGAAATTACAACTGAACATCTAAAATTATAAAGTTAGGAAAACGAAATTACAACTGAACACCTAAAATTATAAAGTTGGGAAAACGAAATTACAACTTAATACCTAAAATTATAAAGTTGGAAAAACAAAATTACATCTAAAATTACAAAGTtgggaaaataaaatttattttaaatattaattcacGGATTGTTGTTGTATTGCCCCCAGATATGCTCAACTAAGTCGACGCGAAGTTGGTGATGAACTTGAGTGTCACGTAGCTCAGAATTTGTTCGAAGATAATCCTGAAATACTCGGTTTGAGCCATGGATAGGTTGTGCGGGTTCGTCACCTTCTTCGTTGTACCAATTTGTCACGTGATCTCCCTCATCCTCAACAATCATATTATGCAAAATAATGCATGCTAACATGATTTGTTTTAACTTTTTCCTATACCAATACCGAGCTGGACCTCTGACAATCGCCCATCGAGATTGGAGCACCCCAAATGCCCGTTCAACATCTTTTCTTGCAGACTCCTGTCTTTCCTTAAACAACTTCCTCTTGGGATCCTCCGGGCAAGGAAAAGCCTTAACAAAAGTAGCCCACTCGAGATATATTCCATTTGTTAGATAATAGTCCTTCATATATGCAGTGTCGTTCACCGTGAAATTAATCTCCAGCATATTTCCTTGCAAGACGTCGTTGAATATGGGAGATTCATATAACACGTTAATTTCGTTACGTGAACCGGCGACCCCAAAAAATGCATGTCATATCCACAAGTCATGAGACGTGACTGCTTCAAGTATGATTGTTGGTGACCCATGTCCCTTTGTAAATTGACCTTTCCAAGCAACTGGACAATTTTTCCATTTCCAGTGCATACAATCAAGGCTACCTAACATGCCAGGAAAGCCATGTCTCTCATCATGCATTTGCAGAAGATGTTGAACATCATCAACATTTGACCTTCTCAAGTACCTATCACCAAATATTTCAATAACGTATTCGTAGAACTTGAAAAGGCACCTGATGGCAGTTGATTCACCCATACGTAGGTACTCGTCAAGACGATCGGCGGGGACTCCGTAAGCCAGTTGGTGAATCGCAGCGGTGCATTTTTGTAGTGGTGATAACCCTTTTCTTCGTACAGCATCGTCTCTTTGTTGAAAAATTGTTGAATGATTCTCTAATGCATTCACTATGCGGAGGAATAATTCTCTTCGCATTCGAAATCGTCTTCGAAATATTTCATCGTGATACACCGGGGTTATAGAGAAATAATCATTGACGAGTCTCTCATGCTCAGCTTCACGATTTCTTTGGACGAACCTTCTTCTACACATGTCCCTCCTCTGATATGCTTTTATAAGTTGTTGGTGTTGTTGAAGAACCAATAACATCAGTTCTTCACCCGGATCATAAGCTTGCTCATCGATTTCAACATGGACTTCGTCTTCGCTTGTCGAGCTGGAACTTGAGCTAGAGCTGCCTGTAGAATGAGACATTTTTGGAGGAAACACGTTTTAGTATATGTGTTTGAGAAATGATATGAtggtatatatatattgtttttctcATGCAACGGCTAGTTTGCAATGACTAGTATGCAACGTTGCGTTGCAACGACTAATTTGCAACGGTAAGTTTCCAATGGCTAGTTGTAACGCCTAGTTTGCAACGGTTAGTTTCCAACGGCTAGTTGTAATAGCTAGTTTGCAACGGCTAGTTGTAACAGCTAGTTTCCAACGACTTGTTTATAACgactattttacaaaattata includes these proteins:
- the LOC121997600 gene encoding uncharacterized protein LOC121997600; this encodes MSHSTGSSSSSSSSTSEDEVHVEIDEQAYDPGEELMLLVLQQHQQLIKAYQRRDMCRRRFVQRNREAEHERLVNDYFSITPVYHDEIFRRRFRMRRELFLRIVNALENHSTIFQQRDDAVRRKGLSPLQKCTAAIHQLAYGVPADRLDEYLRMGESTAIRCLFKFYEYVIEIFGDRYLRRSNVDDVQHLLQMHDERHGFPGMLGSLDCMHWKWKNCPVAWKGNMLEINFTVNDTAYMKDYYLTNGIYLEWATFVKAFPCPEDPKRKLFKERQESARKDVERAFGVLQSRWAIVRGPARYWYRKKLKQIMLACIILHNMIVEDEGDHVTNWYNEEGDEPAQPIHGSNRVFQDYLRTNSELRDTQVHHQLRVDLVEHIWGQYNNNP